From Rhodamnia argentea isolate NSW1041297 chromosome 10, ASM2092103v1, whole genome shotgun sequence, a single genomic window includes:
- the LOC115749227 gene encoding senescence associated gene 20-like has translation MASNEIAFTKPESDTNKATVEALYRALALGDSNKVAKLLASDLEWWFHGPPGCQHMMWVLTGESDYSAFPFHPRTTKAIGDDCVIAEGWEGAQAYWVHVWTLKNGLITQFREYFNTWLTVREVSSPRWEAAGASHTLWQSQPSDRFDRSLPGLLLAI, from the coding sequence ATGGCATCCAATGAGATTGCATTCACCAAGCCGGAATCCGACACAAACAAAGCAACCGTCGAGGCCCTTTATAGGGCATTGGCTCTCGGCGACTCCAACAAGGTGGCCAAGCTCTTGGCCAGCGATCTCGAATGGTGGTTCCACGGGCCGCCCGGTTGCCAGCACATGATGTGGGTGCTTACCGGGGAATCGGACTACTCGGCCTTTCCATTCCATCCACGTACCACAAAGGCTATAGGCGACGACTGCGTGATCGCCGAGGGGTGGGAAGGGGCCCAGGCATATTGGGTCCATGTTTGGACACTGAAGAACGGGCTGATCACGCAGTTCCGAGAGTATTTCAACACGTGGCTCACCGTGAGAGAGGTGTCGTCGCCAAGGTGGGAGGCGGCAGGGGCGAGCCATACACTGTGGCAGAGCCAGCCAAGCGACCGTTTCGACCGGTCATTGCCGGGGCTTTTGCTTGCAATATGA